Proteins found in one Pieris napi chromosome 6, ilPieNapi1.2, whole genome shotgun sequence genomic segment:
- the LOC125050627 gene encoding plasminogen receptor (KT) has translation MGNYLSINLEDHYKNNEKFLQSLNEIAIERQIQMQNQMADRQRATAVAKSRDLFLWITTFNITATTGLFTGFRRTKRAYFLFPLIPLTFVNLYYWDLAYGNKLHRIRMEAEHIMTHEVDMLKVPCGLPTPSSIDQGRMAEEETKKIHPPMP, from the exons ATGGGAAACTATCTATCAATAAACTTGGAAgatcattataaaaataatgaaaaattctTACAGAGCCTCAATGAGATAGCG ATTGAAAGGCAAATTCAGATGCAAAATCAAATGGCAGATAGGCAGAGAGCTACAGCTGTAGCTAAAAGTAGAGACTTATTTTTGTGGATTACAACCTTTAATATAACTGCAACAACAGGCCTATTTACAGG GTTCAGAAGAACTAAGAGAGCCTACTTTTTGTTTCCATTAATTCCACTTACATTTGTTAACTTATACTACTGGGATCTTGCATATGGCAACAAGTTACATAGAATCAGAA tgGAAGCTGAACACATAATGACCCATGAGGTGGACATGTTAAAAGTACCATGTGGTCTACCAACACCATCATCCATTGACCAGGGTCGTATGGCTGAAGAGGAGACTAAGAAAATACATCCACCAATGCCTTAA
- the LOC125050632 gene encoding mitogen-activated protein kinase 15 translates to MSQNQAKKDEHKKKDEKKNPEENMSEIDEHILKRFDVKKRLGKGAYGIVWKAIDKKSKDVVAIKKIFDAFRNQTDAQRTFREIIFLQSFRNHPNIVKLHSIHRAANNRDIYLGFEYMETDLHNVIKRGNILKDIHKRYIMYQMLKATKYIHSGNVIHRDQKPSNVLIDSACRVKLADFGLARSVSSIYSGGEEGADPCLTDYVATRWYRAPEILIASKNYTKGIDMWSLGCILGEMLTGSPLFPGTSTVNQIERIMAALPRPSSEDIAAVCTGYGSSLIKEQATGKGAGSSLTSLLSCAPRDAADMVQRLLVFNPAKRLSAERALHHEYVSKFHRERDEPSLPSDVLLPLRDDKQMSVNDYRNKLYSIMAKGFLGSPQLRKSHSSVKTHVHTPVKSKSFQDTEVRHKKLITSADPKPRTKSKTLERPIKEFRSYQTIADKEKLSKPVKATKPFEHDWFGNCRGDYLEAKDKKPMNFITKDFFPVRQSPSESKKNVQQRRNSTSFSTITIGDSELSFGKSSKHGVITASALMDLRTSIR, encoded by the exons ATGAGTCAAAACCAAGCAAAGAAGGATGAGCACAAAAAGAAAGATGAAAAGAAAAATCCAGAAGAAAACATGTCAGAAATCGACGAACACATTCTCAAGAGGTTTGACGTAAAGAAAAGATTGGGCAAAGGTGCTTATGGAATAGTCTGGAAAGCCATTGATAAAAAGAGCAAAGATGTCGtggcaattaaaaagatattCGACGCGTTCAGGAACCAAACAGATGCCCAGAGGACCTTTAGAGAGATTATATTTCTACAATCGTTTCGAAACCACCCAAATATTGTCAAGCTTCACAGTATACACAG GGCTGCTAATAACCGAGATATATACCTTGGATTCGAATACATGGAAACTGATTTACATAACGTGATCAAACGGGGAAACATTCTCAAGGACATACATAAACGATATATTATGTACCAAATGCTGAAGGCTACGAAGTATATACATTCCGGAAATGTCATACATAGGGATCAGAAACCGAGTAATGTCCTCATTGATAGCGCTTGCAG GGTAAAGTTAGCTGATTTCGGGCTAGCAAGGTCGGTGTCCTCAATATACTCTGGTGGAGAAGAAGGTGCTGATCCTTGTTTGACCGATTACGTCGCAACTAGGTGGTACAGAGCACCCGAAATACTCATAGCTAGTAAGAA TTACACAAAGGGCATTGATATGTGGTCTTTGGGATGTATCTTGGGGGAGATGTTAACTGGATCTCCCCTCTTCCCGGGAACCTCGACCGTGAATCAGATAGAAAGGATCATGGCTGCTCTGCCCAGACCCTCGTCTGAAG aTATCGCAGCGGTTTGTACTGGCTACGGCTCCTCTTTAATTAAAGAGCAAGCAACAGGCAAAGGCGCAGGCTCATCTCTGACGTCACTTCTGTCATGTGCCCCTCGTGATGCAGCAGACATGGTTCAAAGACTGCTAGTATTCAACCCTGCTAAGAGATTGAGTGCAGAACGAGCTTTGCATCACGAATATGTATCCAA GTTCCACCGCGAACGTGACGAGCCATCTCTCCCGTCAGACGTGCTACTTCCCCTTCGGGATGACAAGCAGATGTCAGTCAATGACTACAGGAATAAACTGTACAGCATCATGGCTAAGGGGTTTCTAGGGAGCCCTCAGTTACGAAAGAGTCATTCCAG tgTCAAAACACACGTCCATACGCCTGTGAAGTCTAAAAGTTTTCAAGATACTGAAGTTAGGCACAAGAAGTTAATAACATCAGCGGACCCCAAGCCTCGGaccaaatctaaaactttggAACGACCGATCAAAGAATTTCGATCCTATCAAACAATAGCGGACAAGGAGAAATTga gtAAGCCAGTGAAAGCGACCAAACCGTTCGAACACGACTGGTTCGGCAACTGCCGAGGGGACTATCTCGAAGCAAAAGACAAAAAACCAATGAATTTTATCACTAAGGACTTCTTTCCGGTTCGCCAGAGTCCTTCCGAATCCAAAAAGAACGTTCAGCAAAGAAGAAATTCCACGTCCTTCTCGACGATTACAATTGGAGACTCGGAGCTCAGTTTCGGTAAGAGTTCGAAACATGGGGTCATCACTGCTAGCGC